The following proteins come from a genomic window of Candidatus Protochlamydia phocaeensis:
- a CDS encoding HPr family phosphocarrier protein, producing the protein MVKLICKVQVRNRMGLHTRPATTIVKLLQNCKSDVYFTHRQETVNAKSILSILMLAARRNSKITIVVDGEDANATMEKLLEAFQNQFGE; encoded by the coding sequence ATGGTAAAGCTCATTTGTAAAGTCCAAGTCAGAAATCGAATGGGGCTCCATACAAGGCCGGCTACAACAATTGTGAAGCTGCTTCAGAATTGTAAGAGCGATGTCTATTTTACGCATAGACAGGAAACGGTGAATGCAAAAAGCATTCTGAGCATTTTAATGTTGGCGGCTAGGAGAAATTCCAAGATTACAATAGTTGTTGACGGGGAAGATGCGAATGCGACGATGGAAAAGCTCCTTGAGGCCTTCCAAAACCAATTTGGAGAGTAG
- the hprK gene encoding HPr(Ser) kinase/phosphatase, with product MYLVKDLYERHAKRLSLELTAGKAGMNRRIKVPEVQRPGLSLSGYLKNHADKRILIFGKVEIEYLRDLDPQVRIERLQAILTNRTPAAIIARGYRPPKELRAICEKLSVPLFRTNFSTMNLLSKLTLLLTEEFAPSVSCHGTLVEVFGVGVLIQGDSAVGKSEAALGLIERGHRLISDDIVKVKKKEGAYLEGSGAALTRHHMEIRGIGIINVANLYGAVCVRNQKSIDIVVRLEVWQDDHFYDRIGLEEKCTTILDVKLPYLVLPVKPGRDVVLLLETIALNHRLKDMGYNSAQEFSAKVLELTTSKVKRKTAFG from the coding sequence ATGTACCTCGTCAAAGACTTATATGAACGCCATGCCAAGCGCCTCAGCTTAGAATTAACCGCTGGGAAAGCTGGTATGAATAGGCGGATTAAAGTTCCCGAAGTTCAAAGGCCGGGCTTGAGCCTTTCCGGTTATTTAAAAAATCATGCAGATAAGCGCATTCTCATTTTTGGAAAAGTCGAAATTGAATACTTGCGCGATTTAGATCCGCAGGTGCGCATTGAACGGCTGCAAGCTATTTTAACCAATCGGACGCCTGCCGCTATCATTGCACGGGGCTATCGTCCTCCCAAAGAGCTGCGCGCCATTTGCGAAAAGCTAAGCGTTCCGCTCTTTCGGACCAATTTTTCTACTATGAATCTCCTTAGCAAGCTTACCCTCTTGTTGACAGAAGAATTTGCTCCCAGTGTCAGTTGTCATGGAACGCTGGTGGAAGTATTTGGAGTAGGCGTACTCATCCAAGGTGATTCTGCCGTGGGAAAAAGCGAAGCAGCCTTAGGGTTGATTGAAAGGGGCCACCGCTTAATTTCCGATGATATTGTAAAAGTAAAGAAAAAAGAAGGTGCTTATCTTGAGGGCTCAGGGGCTGCTCTTACGCGTCACCATATGGAAATTCGAGGGATTGGAATAATCAATGTCGCGAACTTGTATGGGGCTGTTTGCGTCCGCAACCAAAAAAGCATCGACATTGTTGTGCGCTTGGAGGTTTGGCAGGACGATCATTTTTATGATCGCATCGGATTGGAAGAAAAGTGTACAACCATTTTGGATGTTAAGCTCCCTTATTTGGTCTTGCCTGTCAAACCGGGTAGGGATGTCGTTTTACTGCTTGAAACGATTGCTCTTAATCATCGCTTGAAAGATATGGGCTATAATTCCGCGCAAGAATTCAGTGCCAAAGTCTTGGAATTGACGACATCTAAAGTTAAAAGAAAGACGGCTTTTGGATAA
- a CDS encoding SMI1/KNR4 family protein, with product MDQHALEYYSSYSEEAPHAHFHKVIMLQEDPMIDWEEALALAPKLCRGWYELAQLPLQDRIEFTREFWLAKLPYHPNLNEFLNKFFSSLDDIGIFLFQPKYEDPFEVSLVYSLADNSGFFHGNAPATEQEIIALQKVFPDYILPPDYLAFLQIHNGFAKLTDTGITKSAEMEESYMNFQKVLEKDYPITTSKGGTVNPKSLIPFYCSFGMSFFQCFWGEWYPGQEMGNVYYSGETKTISDCMQTADCVETMAFENFTDWLMFYLEKID from the coding sequence ATGGACCAACATGCCCTAGAATATTATAGTTCTTATTCTGAGGAAGCCCCCCATGCTCATTTTCATAAAGTGATTATGCTGCAAGAGGATCCCATGATTGATTGGGAAGAAGCTTTAGCGCTTGCTCCTAAGCTTTGTCGGGGATGGTATGAACTGGCCCAATTGCCGCTTCAAGACCGCATTGAATTTACGCGCGAGTTTTGGTTGGCGAAACTTCCTTATCATCCAAATTTAAACGAATTTTTAAATAAATTTTTTTCTTCTTTAGATGATATTGGAATCTTTCTTTTCCAACCTAAATATGAAGATCCCTTTGAAGTCAGCTTAGTTTATAGCTTAGCTGATAATAGCGGATTTTTTCATGGCAATGCGCCGGCGACCGAGCAAGAAATTATTGCCTTGCAAAAAGTTTTTCCAGACTATATTCTTCCACCTGATTATTTAGCCTTTCTTCAAATTCATAATGGGTTTGCGAAGCTGACCGATACGGGCATTACAAAATCGGCCGAGATGGAAGAGAGCTATATGAATTTTCAAAAGGTATTAGAAAAAGATTATCCGATTACGACCTCTAAAGGAGGGACTGTTAATCCCAAATCGCTCATCCCCTTTTATTGTTCATTTGGAATGTCGTTTTTTCAATGCTTTTGGGGAGAGTGGTATCCTGGCCAGGAAATGGGAAATGTCTATTATTCGGGAGAAACGAAGACAATTTCCGATTGTATGCAAACAGCGGATTGCGTAGAAACGATGGCTTTTGAAAATTTTACAGATTGGCTAATGTTTTACCTGGAAAAAATCGACTAA
- a CDS encoding ComEC/Rec2 family competence protein: MFIFTLIIHFWRCHPALLYGISLLLGIYSSLYSLPHSLLPLMALWLPFLVAVYRQGMSYLKPLLLSLAVFFSSWAYMSVHYQFPELPEEGVGGLAHISIDSLTRHTSPFGTRWIYACHLQHFFADSPISQPLVAKQVKCLIALPQKEEIERPPADRDYVLRGKLLQTEQGSYFLKMPLSSSWLGVEGSASWAERRYHWKSKAKEWIQHQFADAIAGKFLAALATGELDEQWIRREFGRFGLQHILAISGFHFAILAGLFSFLIQWILPRRISAFVLLIGMAAYCLFLGINASVLRAWIMSSLAIAGYLIEKQGNALNALGIALMAVLFIDPLLSQTIGFQFSFLTTAAILLAYHPAHILLQEIIRKRPLSEAIEMNGWNQHAYCLLAFFRQGLALTFAVNLFALPLTLYYFHQFPLMGLFYNLFFPLLITGSLSLLLAGLLFSWLPFVGNGLQALNNAYTKTILQLTYHLPQEMDSYLIMETFPTAWLAFYLSVMGLACIAWKSYQENEEEKKDFAFI; the protein is encoded by the coding sequence ATGTTTATTTTCACCTTAATTATTCATTTTTGGCGCTGCCATCCGGCTTTATTATATGGAATATCTTTGCTGCTAGGAATTTACAGCAGCCTTTACAGCCTTCCTCATTCTCTTCTTCCGCTAATGGCCTTATGGCTTCCCTTCTTGGTCGCAGTCTATCGGCAAGGCATGTCTTATTTAAAGCCCTTGCTCCTCAGCTTGGCTGTTTTTTTCTCTTCTTGGGCCTATATGTCCGTCCACTATCAATTTCCAGAACTGCCAGAGGAAGGCGTAGGGGGCTTAGCGCATATTTCCATTGATTCCCTGACCCGTCACACCTCTCCCTTTGGAACCAGGTGGATTTATGCTTGCCATTTGCAGCATTTCTTTGCCGATTCCCCTATTTCCCAGCCCCTGGTTGCCAAACAAGTCAAGTGTCTAATCGCTTTACCGCAAAAAGAAGAGATTGAACGTCCGCCGGCCGACCGCGACTATGTTTTAAGAGGAAAGCTGCTTCAGACCGAACAGGGGTCTTATTTCTTAAAAATGCCTCTTTCCTCTTCTTGGCTTGGCGTAGAAGGTTCAGCAAGCTGGGCTGAACGGCGTTACCATTGGAAATCAAAAGCCAAAGAATGGATCCAACATCAGTTTGCCGATGCGATAGCTGGAAAATTTTTAGCTGCCTTAGCGACAGGAGAGCTGGATGAACAATGGATACGCCGGGAATTCGGTCGCTTTGGACTACAGCATATCTTAGCCATTTCCGGCTTTCACTTCGCCATTTTGGCAGGCCTTTTCAGCTTTTTGATCCAATGGATTCTTCCTAGGCGGATAAGCGCCTTTGTGCTGCTGATCGGCATGGCCGCTTATTGTTTATTTTTGGGCATCAACGCTTCGGTTCTGCGCGCTTGGATCATGAGCTCACTAGCCATTGCCGGCTATTTGATAGAAAAGCAAGGAAATGCCCTTAATGCATTGGGAATTGCCTTGATGGCCGTCCTGTTCATCGATCCCCTCTTAAGCCAGACCATCGGTTTTCAATTCAGCTTTTTGACAACCGCCGCCATTTTGCTCGCTTATCATCCCGCCCACATCCTTTTACAAGAGATCATACGCAAAAGGCCGCTAAGCGAAGCAATAGAAATGAATGGATGGAATCAGCATGCCTATTGCCTACTGGCTTTTTTCAGGCAAGGACTCGCGCTTACCTTTGCGGTGAATCTTTTCGCCCTGCCACTCACTCTCTATTATTTTCATCAATTCCCTTTGATGGGACTTTTTTACAATTTATTCTTTCCTTTGCTGATTACCGGATCGTTAAGCTTGTTATTAGCGGGCCTCTTATTTTCCTGGCTCCCGTTTGTAGGAAATGGGCTGCAAGCGTTAAATAATGCGTATACAAAGACGATTTTGCAATTGACGTATCATTTGCCTCAAGAGATGGACAGCTATTTGATCATGGAAACTTTTCCAACCGCATGGCTGGCATTCTATTTAAGTGTGATGGGATTAGCTTGCATTGCCTGGAAAAGCTACCAGGAAAACGAAGAGGAGAAAAAGGATTTTGCCTTTATTTAA
- a CDS encoding undecaprenyl-diphosphate phosphatase, with translation MTTWEAILLGIIQGLTEFLPISSSGHLELGQYFLGFQDLQNYIFFNLVCHLGTLVAIVYMFFPQLKQSLTQQTRFLQIFLGTLPLFPLVLILKPLKAVFDQPQYLGICFLLSSALLFASSFSLRLTLSSDFSKRRWSDPLAIGLFQAVAVLPGVSRSGATISAARLLGWTKEEAIQFSFLLAIPAILGGTVLELWQIWKAPASDAAISFGQFFAGFSTSFIVGCAALWLLQRMMAQDKLIYFAWYCLGLGLFTSFYFNVLN, from the coding sequence ATGACGACATGGGAAGCCATTCTTTTAGGGATCATTCAAGGCCTTACCGAATTTTTGCCAATCAGTTCCTCCGGCCATCTGGAGCTAGGCCAGTACTTTTTGGGATTTCAAGACTTGCAAAACTATATTTTCTTTAACTTAGTTTGCCATCTGGGAACGCTTGTTGCGATTGTTTACATGTTCTTTCCTCAATTGAAGCAAAGCCTGACCCAGCAAACGCGCTTTTTGCAAATCTTTTTAGGGACCCTTCCCCTCTTTCCCCTTGTTCTGATCCTAAAACCGCTAAAAGCTGTGTTTGATCAGCCGCAATATCTCGGCATTTGCTTTCTGCTTTCTTCCGCCTTGTTATTTGCCTCCAGTTTTTCTTTACGCTTAACATTGAGCAGCGATTTTTCCAAGCGCCGCTGGTCTGATCCGCTGGCGATCGGACTTTTTCAGGCCGTCGCCGTTCTTCCCGGTGTATCGAGAAGCGGGGCAACGATCTCGGCCGCTAGATTATTGGGTTGGACAAAAGAGGAAGCTATTCAATTTTCTTTTTTATTAGCCATCCCGGCAATTCTGGGAGGGACTGTTTTAGAGCTCTGGCAGATCTGGAAAGCCCCGGCCTCGGATGCGGCTATCAGCTTCGGACAGTTCTTTGCCGGCTTTAGCACGTCATTCATTGTCGGCTGCGCGGCTTTATGGCTGCTGCAACGCATGATGGCGCAAGACAAATTGATTTATTTTGCCTGGTATTGCCTGGGCCTGGGCCTTTTCACTAGTTTTTATTTTAATGTGTTAAATTAA
- a CDS encoding FtsK/SpoIIIE family DNA translocase: protein MARKTKVAKKDTKETRQPIPWTTTETRGFLILSFAVILLLSLMSFAIAPDSKNLLGLMGHTLGWAFHAFFGLSSYLIVLYIGWIGWRLLFSKPLHFLWLKNIYVGVCILSTCMLLSVIESDSPSIAQALGDTFYPGLWLKKQRYHLGGAFFFYLYHDLPAFNFNHIFNTVGVALIFSSTLIASLLFLFKIRLLHVCQCLIEFVKKEIAAKRARAAEAAALREAAAKEEKKENKEDKKTAKEEDKKAASSSTAASEEPDSDFLRFVKLRIPTTTLQEGASKAGPLSPVPPDLLAIQPEKNLKVRPSVSRKEQFDDIVDPDLFEETLPPQRPKKRDPLLEAIEEPEGREAFKKADPSKDNSPDGKARRREAALAAQSVYNGDFTNYNLPAPNLLSNPKKVDQSTLKRDLKRQAEVLEETLLSFGIEAKVGQINCGPTITSFEVHPAIGVKVQKIKTLDNDIALNMEAKSIRIIAPIPGKAAVGIEVPNPQPQEVGFKDMLMAYQQGSQKFHIPILLGKAVNGDYVMSDLAKMPHCIIAGATGSGKSVCINTIVMSIVLNAKPDQIKMIMVDPKKVELTPYTRLPHMLAPVITEPQGAAAALSWLVKEMESRYEILKLVGVRNIDTFNKRTVNAEFEATLGKEIPSSMPYIVGIIDELADLMMVASQDIETPIARIAQMARAVGIHLILATQRPSREVITGLIKANFPTRISFKVASRVNSQIVLDETGAESLLGNGDMLFLPPGSSHLVRAQGAFVRDEDIQAVVDHICQQSPPNYVIQSFDNFNGLDGLPGLGDEEIELDSLYDQAKDIVLSTGNASTTFLQRKLKIGYARAASLMDQLEMQGIVGPAEGSKPRKVFAGKANSAAENDLSDEEALLE from the coding sequence ATGGCGCGAAAAACTAAAGTTGCAAAAAAAGATACAAAAGAGACTCGCCAGCCCATTCCCTGGACGACTACAGAAACGCGTGGGTTCCTTATCCTTTCCTTCGCCGTTATTCTGCTTCTAAGCCTAATGAGCTTTGCCATTGCTCCCGACTCTAAAAATTTGCTTGGACTCATGGGGCACACCCTGGGATGGGCCTTCCATGCTTTTTTTGGCCTATCCAGCTATTTGATCGTGCTTTATATCGGTTGGATCGGATGGCGCTTGCTGTTCAGCAAACCCCTGCATTTTTTATGGCTTAAAAATATTTATGTCGGCGTCTGCATTCTTTCTACCTGCATGCTCCTCAGCGTGATCGAAAGCGACTCTCCCAGCATCGCACAGGCATTAGGCGACACGTTCTATCCGGGCCTTTGGCTAAAAAAGCAGCGCTACCATCTAGGCGGAGCCTTTTTCTTTTACCTCTATCATGATCTGCCGGCTTTCAACTTCAATCATATCTTCAATACTGTGGGCGTCGCCTTAATTTTTTCAAGCACGTTGATTGCTAGCCTGCTGTTTCTATTCAAAATTCGCCTTCTCCACGTCTGCCAATGCTTAATTGAGTTTGTGAAGAAGGAGATAGCCGCCAAGCGCGCCCGTGCGGCCGAAGCGGCTGCACTGCGCGAGGCTGCCGCCAAAGAAGAGAAGAAGGAAAATAAAGAAGACAAAAAGACGGCTAAAGAGGAGGATAAGAAGGCCGCTTCTTCCTCGACCGCTGCTTCCGAGGAGCCGGATAGTGATTTTTTGCGCTTTGTCAAATTGCGCATCCCTACGACTACCCTTCAAGAAGGAGCCTCGAAAGCAGGCCCGCTCTCCCCTGTTCCCCCTGATCTTTTGGCCATTCAGCCGGAGAAAAACCTAAAAGTCCGCCCTTCCGTCTCCCGCAAAGAGCAGTTTGATGACATTGTCGATCCTGACTTATTCGAAGAAACGCTCCCTCCACAGCGCCCCAAGAAACGCGATCCTCTTTTGGAGGCCATTGAGGAACCAGAAGGACGTGAAGCATTCAAAAAAGCGGATCCCTCAAAGGACAACAGTCCGGATGGCAAAGCACGCCGTAGAGAGGCAGCTTTGGCAGCCCAAAGCGTTTATAATGGAGACTTTACCAATTATAACCTCCCCGCTCCTAATCTCTTGAGCAATCCCAAGAAAGTCGACCAGTCTACTCTAAAGAGGGATTTAAAGCGCCAGGCCGAAGTATTGGAGGAAACCCTTCTTAGCTTTGGCATCGAAGCGAAAGTCGGTCAGATCAACTGCGGGCCGACGATTACTTCTTTTGAAGTGCATCCAGCGATCGGCGTCAAAGTGCAAAAAATCAAGACGCTTGACAATGACATTGCCTTAAACATGGAAGCCAAGTCCATCCGGATTATTGCCCCTATTCCCGGAAAGGCTGCGGTGGGAATTGAAGTCCCCAATCCTCAACCTCAAGAAGTTGGCTTTAAAGATATGCTGATGGCCTATCAACAAGGCTCTCAGAAATTCCATATCCCTATTCTTTTGGGCAAAGCGGTTAATGGCGATTACGTCATGAGCGATTTGGCCAAGATGCCCCATTGCATCATTGCAGGGGCAACAGGTTCAGGTAAATCCGTCTGCATCAATACAATTGTGATGTCGATTGTCCTGAATGCTAAGCCCGATCAAATTAAAATGATCATGGTCGACCCCAAGAAGGTGGAATTGACTCCTTATACCCGCCTTCCCCACATGCTGGCTCCCGTCATTACAGAGCCTCAAGGGGCAGCTGCAGCGCTCAGCTGGTTGGTCAAAGAAATGGAGAGCCGTTATGAAATTCTCAAGCTGGTCGGGGTGCGCAATATTGACACTTTCAATAAGCGTACGGTGAATGCTGAATTTGAAGCAACTTTGGGAAAGGAGATCCCTTCCAGCATGCCTTACATCGTAGGCATTATTGACGAGCTGGCGGACCTGATGATGGTGGCCAGCCAAGATATCGAAACACCGATCGCCCGCATTGCGCAAATGGCGCGCGCTGTCGGCATCCACCTGATCTTGGCAACACAAAGACCCTCTAGAGAAGTCATTACGGGATTGATTAAGGCGAATTTCCCGACACGCATTTCATTTAAAGTTGCCAGCCGTGTGAACAGTCAAATTGTTTTGGATGAAACCGGAGCGGAGTCTTTGCTGGGCAATGGCGACATGTTGTTCCTGCCTCCCGGCTCTTCACATTTAGTGCGCGCACAGGGAGCCTTTGTCCGCGATGAAGACATTCAGGCAGTGGTCGATCACATCTGCCAGCAGTCCCCTCCCAATTATGTCATTCAATCATTCGATAACTTTAATGGCCTTGACGGACTGCCTGGCTTGGGAGATGAAGAAATTGAATTGGACAGCCTGTACGATCAAGCGAAAGATATTGTCTTGAGCACGGGAAATGCGTCGACAACGTTTCTTCAGCGCAAACTCAAAATTGGCTATGCGCGGGCAGCCAGCCTGATGGATCAGCTTGAAATGCAAGGAATTGTCGGACCAGCCGAAGGAAGCAAGCCACGCAAAGTATTTGCAGGCAAAGCCAACAGTGCAGCCGAGAACGATCTGTCTGACGAAGAGGCCTTATTGGAATAG
- a CDS encoding BPL-N domain-containing protein translates to MVSDMNLGLSSIYLFKGEGESYQGVDRTGVENLEKLLQVHFPASALNLIDNAGVVPDQWNASNSLFVLPGGKCSDWTWVNTSGIVEKTRQFVENGGKVFAACAGAYCLCQRSEYTSSTYCANHERGFNFFSGKGIGPLIDSPFSHPIVEAVKVQMKDLENEKNTGYVVLAGGGYFEPDKNPVYPYEVLASYQGLAQEKSIAAVEVKVGKGRVWLSFPHFENSVKDYPLNALKQTYFAYSSKWEKTHKRLNKGEDFRLLAIHSIMQRIHSTFPEKA, encoded by the coding sequence ATGGTTTCGGATATGAACTTAGGGCTTTCTTCCATTTATCTTTTTAAAGGAGAGGGAGAATCCTATCAAGGAGTGGATCGAACGGGAGTAGAGAACTTGGAAAAGCTTCTGCAGGTGCATTTTCCCGCTAGCGCATTAAATTTGATTGATAATGCAGGCGTTGTTCCCGATCAATGGAACGCCTCTAATTCTTTATTTGTGCTGCCGGGGGGCAAATGCAGTGATTGGACATGGGTAAACACATCAGGCATTGTGGAAAAAACCCGCCAGTTTGTCGAAAATGGAGGCAAGGTATTCGCTGCTTGTGCAGGAGCTTATTGCTTGTGTCAAAGAAGCGAGTATACATCGAGCACCTATTGCGCAAACCATGAAAGAGGCTTTAATTTTTTTTCTGGCAAAGGAATCGGGCCATTAATCGATTCGCCTTTTTCTCATCCAATTGTTGAAGCAGTCAAAGTTCAAATGAAAGATTTGGAAAATGAGAAGAACACCGGTTATGTGGTCTTAGCTGGCGGCGGATATTTTGAGCCCGATAAAAATCCTGTTTATCCTTATGAAGTCTTGGCAAGTTATCAAGGACTGGCGCAGGAGAAGTCAATAGCGGCCGTTGAGGTAAAAGTGGGAAAAGGACGTGTTTGGCTAAGCTTTCCGCATTTTGAAAATAGCGTAAAGGATTATCCCTTGAACGCTTTGAAGCAGACGTATTTTGCCTACTCGAGTAAATGGGAGAAAACGCATAAAAGATTAAACAAAGGAGAGGATTTCCGTCTCTTGGCCATTCATTCGATTATGCAGCGCATCCATTCGACTTTTCCGGAGAAAGCGTAA
- a CDS encoding biotin transporter BioY, translating into MKDLINASLTLKHAQAKGRGYIKAGLSILAGSLFLAAISPLSIELPHTPIPVTLQVFAIFLLILLQPLKQAVCSVLLYLMLATLGFPVLSGGKADAVWYLHASGGYLLGFVCAAYVSGSLLAYKKPSKIGWKIISLTAGFACILILGATWLGYFVGFDQAFAKGVQPFWLGGCLKMIAALLCAYCLELCVYCLKKIRNIFNRGA; encoded by the coding sequence ATGAAAGATTTAATAAATGCTTCCCTTACGCTAAAGCACGCGCAAGCTAAAGGGAGGGGCTATATTAAAGCCGGCCTTTCAATTTTGGCTGGATCCTTATTTTTAGCGGCAATTTCACCCCTTTCTATTGAGCTTCCCCACACGCCTATTCCCGTTACCTTGCAAGTATTCGCCATCTTCCTCCTTATCCTGCTGCAGCCCTTGAAACAGGCGGTCTGTTCTGTCTTGCTTTATCTTATGCTTGCTACTTTGGGATTTCCCGTCTTATCGGGAGGAAAGGCTGATGCGGTGTGGTATCTACATGCTAGCGGAGGATATTTATTGGGATTCGTCTGCGCCGCTTACGTGTCGGGATCTCTTTTAGCCTATAAGAAACCATCCAAGATAGGGTGGAAAATAATAAGTTTAACGGCAGGTTTTGCCTGTATTTTAATTTTAGGAGCTACCTGGCTTGGGTACTTCGTTGGTTTTGATCAAGCCTTTGCCAAAGGGGTACAGCCTTTTTGGTTAGGGGGCTGTCTCAAAATGATAGCCGCTTTATTATGTGCTTATTGTCTCGAATTATGTGTTTACTGTCTTAAAAAAATAAGAAATATATTTAATAGGGGTGCTTAA
- a CDS encoding MBL fold metallo-hydrolase: MKGFCPLASGSKGNCIYLGTAQTKVLIDAGISAKAIQARLAEINVDLTEIDAILITHEHTDHIQGLKILAYKMGIPLFANHETAKGIVDAFHDCPKFKIFSTGEPFEFGDLEIHPFSIQHDTLDPVAFTIRTSDLKLGFCTDLGFATSLVQAHLRECDYLYVEANHQPSMVYASPRPMVYKQRVLSRSGHLSNEACGNLLAQVYHPKLKHVHLAHLSSECNSPETALTVIGNILKEHGIQLDMCVAPQEKISKAIYF, from the coding sequence ATGAAAGGCTTTTGCCCCTTAGCATCGGGCTCTAAAGGAAATTGCATTTATTTGGGGACAGCTCAGACCAAAGTCTTAATTGATGCTGGCATCAGCGCTAAGGCCATTCAAGCGCGCTTGGCTGAAATTAATGTGGATTTGACGGAAATAGATGCGATTTTAATTACCCATGAACACACAGATCATATTCAAGGACTTAAAATACTGGCCTATAAAATGGGCATTCCTCTATTTGCCAACCATGAGACAGCAAAGGGAATTGTCGATGCCTTTCATGACTGTCCTAAATTTAAAATTTTTTCAACAGGCGAGCCTTTTGAATTTGGCGACCTGGAGATTCATCCTTTCAGCATTCAGCATGACACGCTTGATCCGGTTGCCTTTACGATTCGCACGAGTGATTTGAAGCTGGGATTTTGCACAGACTTGGGATTTGCCACTTCGCTTGTGCAAGCGCATTTGAGAGAGTGCGATTACCTTTATGTAGAGGCCAATCACCAGCCTTCAATGGTTTATGCCTCGCCGCGCCCTATGGTTTATAAGCAGCGCGTGCTGAGTCGCAGCGGCCACTTATCCAATGAAGCGTGCGGCAATCTGCTCGCGCAAGTGTACCATCCCAAGCTCAAGCACGTCCATTTAGCCCATTTGTCTAGCGAATGCAATAGTCCTGAGACAGCTTTAACGGTCATTGGAAATATTTTAAAGGAGCATGGCATCCAATTAGACATGTGCGTGGCACCGCAAGAAAAAATCAGCAAGGCCATTTATTTCTAA
- the dnaJ gene encoding molecular chaperone DnaJ, with translation MADYYDILEVSRNATAEEIKKAYRKKAVQYHPDKNPGDAKAEQRFKEISEAYEVLSDEKKRQAYDRYGKEGLQGAGGPGFQGYSSMDEALRTFMGAFGMGGGGESIFDFFGGGGGGEFSGREGGRGARQGASKRVNITISFEEAAKGVDKELVISNYVTCTTCNGKGANSAQGVKTCNQCGGRGQVFEQRGFFSMTMTCPKCQGEGKIVTDPCKNCHGEGVVKEKQHIKVHIPAGVDSGMRLKMSGYGDAGQGGGPPGDLYVFINVEPHEIFEREGNDVIIDLPISFAEAALGCKKEVPSPMGHTCRITIPEGTQNGKIFRVKGEGFPNVHGHGKGDLLVRIFVETPTRLSDKQKELLQEFSNLEGPNNLPKRKGFLDKIKDFFSH, from the coding sequence ATGGCTGACTATTACGACATTTTAGAAGTTTCTCGTAATGCAACTGCAGAGGAAATCAAGAAAGCTTATCGGAAAAAAGCCGTCCAATATCATCCCGATAAAAATCCTGGCGATGCAAAAGCGGAACAGCGATTCAAAGAAATTTCAGAAGCTTATGAAGTCTTGAGCGATGAAAAGAAAAGACAAGCCTATGATCGTTACGGTAAAGAAGGGCTGCAAGGAGCGGGTGGACCTGGATTCCAAGGATACTCCTCCATGGATGAGGCTTTGCGCACATTTATGGGAGCTTTCGGCATGGGCGGAGGAGGCGAGAGCATTTTCGACTTCTTCGGTGGAGGAGGCGGAGGCGAGTTTAGCGGACGAGAAGGCGGAAGAGGAGCGCGTCAAGGAGCGAGCAAACGCGTCAATATTACGATATCGTTTGAAGAAGCGGCCAAAGGCGTGGATAAGGAATTGGTCATTTCCAACTATGTAACCTGCACCACATGTAATGGCAAGGGGGCAAATTCGGCCCAAGGCGTCAAAACATGCAATCAATGCGGTGGACGAGGCCAAGTGTTTGAACAGCGCGGCTTTTTCAGCATGACAATGACCTGCCCCAAATGTCAGGGAGAGGGGAAAATTGTCACAGATCCTTGTAAGAACTGTCATGGAGAAGGCGTCGTCAAAGAGAAGCAGCACATTAAAGTGCATATCCCTGCGGGCGTTGACAGCGGCATGCGCTTGAAAATGAGCGGTTACGGTGATGCGGGCCAAGGCGGAGGACCTCCAGGAGATTTATACGTTTTTATCAACGTCGAGCCTCATGAGATTTTTGAACGCGAAGGCAATGACGTCATCATTGATTTGCCTATTAGCTTTGCGGAAGCTGCGCTTGGCTGCAAAAAAGAGGTCCCTTCACCCATGGGCCACACCTGTCGCATTACGATTCCCGAAGGAACTCAAAATGGGAAAATTTTCCGCGTAAAAGGCGAAGGCTTCCCCAATGTTCATGGTCATGGCAAAGGCGACTTGCTTGTCCGCATCTTTGTTGAGACGCCGACGCGTTTAAGCGACAAGCAAAAAGAGCTTCTGCAAGAGTTCAGCAATTTGGAAGGACCGAACAATCTGCCCAAGCGCAAGGGATTTTTAGATAAAATCAAGGATTTTTTTTCTCATTAA
- the rpsU gene encoding 30S ribosomal protein S21, with the protein MSLVKVRIGDSIDKALRALKKRLDKEGVMKSVKAHRFYSKPSIKKRAKSKAALKYKKQR; encoded by the coding sequence ATGTCACTTGTAAAAGTTCGCATAGGCGATTCTATTGATAAAGCACTCCGTGCTTTAAAAAAGCGTCTTGATAAAGAAGGAGTCATGAAATCTGTAAAAGCACATCGTTTTTATTCTAAACCTTCAATTAAAAAACGCGCTAAATCTAAAGCAGCTTTGAAATATAAGAAGCAGCGTTAG